ACAGCAattgattggattttttttcaactCCAGGAAAGAGACAGTTGTGATGTGCATGTTTACTCTGGATCTCAAACTGGCTGAACACGGTCGCATTAAAATAGAACCTCGTTCTTCCAGGTCCTCCGGGTGTTCCAGATCCTCCACGTTTTCCATGTcctccaggtgttccaggtccTCCACGTTTTCCAGGCCCTCCCGGTTTTCCATGTcctccaggtgttccaggtccTCCCGGTTTTCCAGATCCTCCGGGTGTTCCAGATCCTCCACGTTTACCAGGCCCTCCAGGTTTTCCATGTcctccaggtgttccaggtccTCCCGGTtttccaggtgttccaggtcctccaggttttccaggtccTCGCGGTTCAGGCTGCATTTCTGAACTGGGCATCCTGAAGCTGGTGTTAAATGAAAAAGTGAAGTTTTCTAACGGGTGAAATGATTCCATCCatgctaaaataacaaatattcACCTCGAGACTAAAAACAAGATAACtaacagaaaataaacatatatataaGTTATACTCAATATGTAAATCAGaggttttattttccaggccTCCCGGTTTTCCATGTCCTCCAGGTGTTCCAGAtcctccaggttttccagacAAGATGTTTGAGAGGCTTTGATGCTGCTGAGGCCCCACACGTGATGCCAAGCTCCCGGGACGACTCCACCGCTGCCAGTTACACAACAAAGTGTGACAGCAGACGTTATCAGAAACAGGAATCATCAGGAGCAAGAGCGTCCCTGCCTGACTGAGAGACTGCTGAAGCGTGCGTGTGCCGTTTCTCCGGTTGGTCCATGGGCACCCAGACCTGGCTGGATGAGGTTCCtccgctcttcttcttctataAACGTACAAACCCAAGACGGCTCTTCTTCATGTGAATGTGTCACACAGCTTTTGTGACGCCCATTTATGATGGTTAAGTCCGTGCTAGTAAAGAATACCAAACGCAGGGCCGGGATGCTTTATAAACATGTTATAATCATGTCTGCTTCACGTCGATGGAGGTTAAAGCTTCAAAGAGTTCTTCAGTAAGGTCAGATTCTTCTCCAACTGGAGGAGATTTACCTTAAAACGGTGGAACAACAGCAGATTCTGGCTGCGCGTCTGAAACgctttgtcttgttttggaTCTTTCCATTTGTGATTTGACCTGCTCCATTAAAGCGCTCCTCCAATCATCACCTATTCATAACCCCGCtggagccgccgccgcccgcATGATAAAGCAGCAACAGAGCCGTGCAGACAAAGGTGCAACCGCGCCTCGCTGGTTTGTCAGGCGTGCGTCCTTTCCTGGAAATCTCACACAAAGATTCCTAgaaaagatgtttgttttccttcatctcTCACTCTACAACAGACCAGAAATTCCATCCCGACATCTTTCGAATCACCattttcctctgttaatgatttaatttgtcTTGCAGGTCAATTAAAAGCCAAGACAGGGCGGGTGTTGTTGGCACTGACTCTCATTTAAGCAGCTCGCTCTCTGCACGCTAGCAGCAGGTGTGAGGGAGGCTCAAGGTTCAATCTTTGCCCATCGGTCCAGGATTCATCGTTTTTAATTTCTGCCCAGGCTAACTAGGTCAAGCTTAAAGAGCAGAGCTCCCGGAGGTAATGTGAGAAGAGGTGCTGCGATTTGTGATCTCGCTCGCTGGTGCAACAGGCCTGCACACCGTTGCGTGTGAAACTCTGGCCCAGGGCCAGACGAGGACAGGCTGCATGAGAACTAAGGCATGTTTTGATTATGAAACCGTCTGAGGACGTGTAGAAATCCACATTGTCCGTGGACAGTTAGCACCAAAGCTAGGCCGTGACCTGAGCAAAGTCTGCCTCGGCAGTAGAGGACAACAAATTCGCAATAATCACATTAGTAAGCAAGTTTCTGAAAACAACCTTGAAACAGCAGAATAAATGgctttaaatgtattatttaaccGTAATTACGCTATAAGATTCATTTTAGCATCTGTCATCTTGTGTTTGACTCAGTCTTTAATCATTTACATGATAAAAGAATCCCAACTTTGGGAGCAGAAATCAGCGCTCACAAACAGGAAGCGTTCTTTGATCATTGGCGCCCTCTACAGAGGGGAGTTTGCAATTGCTCAATCCGCGCGACTACAACAAATCCCGTCGTGCATTTCACCAGGATGTGGCGACGTCATCCAACAGCGGGACACGCACGACATTTGGAACGcctggaaatggaggaaaagcGCGTGAAGGCGATTATCTTCGACTTGGACAACACGCTCATTGAAACGCGGCGAGCAGGTGAAGTCGCCATCCAGAAGGTGATCACGTGACATTCGCACGTCCGCTTTTACGCCACCTTTCACTGTTCAGCTCAGCTGGAGGACGCGGAGTAGGTCTCTCTGAATAACGGTCACATTTACCCCgctttttaaatgataaataatgCCCTATTTCATCCGATATAGGAAGAGAACTGTCGTTATATCACTGATTGAGACGCGTTCTCAAGCCCTGCGAACCAAATGGACCAATGGATTTTTTTATTGCCCACATTGTAATCTACATCTTGATAATTCCGCACCAGGAACCTAAAGCTTTTCCCAGGTGCACTGGGCCCTTTGCTTTGTCTGACCCATCATTACCAGTTGGCAGGCTCTGGGTCACAGCTGGGGCTGTTcaggtgtgtgtagggggggttACACCTGTTGATCGACGTGTGCTTGACTCCTGCAGACCAGAGAGCTCCTGAAGGCCACGCTGGCCCTGGATGACCCCGCTGCCGCGATCATCTGTGACAGGTTCAAGCAGAAGCTCCTCCAGGAGAGTTTCGACCCCTCGGCTGGCAGAACCATTGAGGAGGTCCGTGTGGGTCATTGGGAGGAGAGCATCCAGGATGTGACCGGCCATCGTCCTGCACCTTCGCTGGCGCCTCAGTGTTACTCTTTGTGGAAAAACGCCCGTTTGGAAGTCCTCGTCCTGTCTCCAGAAACGCGCAGCCTCCTGAAACAGCTGCGCGCATCCTacaagctgctgctcctgaccaACGGCGTGGCCGAGGTCCAGAGAGAGAAGGTGAGGGCAGCGGGGTGCGAGGAGCTCTTCGACGCCGTCGTGATCGGCGGAGAACACGCCGAGCAGAAACCCTCCCCGTCCATCTTCACGTTGTGTTTCCACATGCTGGACGCGGACGCCAAGGACTGCGTCATGGTGGGAGACGACCTGGACGCCGACATCCAGGGAGGCTTCAACGCCGGAGTCCGAGCTACAGTTTGGATCAGCAGTTCTGGACGCCGCATCCCAAACGGTTCCGTTGAACCAGACTACACCATCGCCACAGTCCTGGACCTTCCAGGTGTTCTGGCACAGCTGGAAACCGGACTTTGAGGACGACTTTTGAATGAAGGGCTTTATTTGGTGTTTCGAAAATAAAGTTTCGTATTTTAGTAAATAATCCCGCCGAGACCAGGAGGCAGAAGCCTCGTTAGAAATACTCAAAACCGCTTCGGGAAGGCGTCCAAGTCCCAGCGTCCAGTAAAAGAAAGGTTACGTTCCACGCTCATCTTAATATAATAACACCCATTTATTTAATAGCACATCGCTGATGTTATAGGATCAAATCTGCATTAAAAACTGTGCGAAACACAAAGATTTATCTCTTATTTGTACACACCTGTGGATTCATTTAACCTCTAATTTAACCTTGATGTTCATTGCAGCCAGCTCGGCCACAAAGTAGCGGAAGACGTAAGGAACCGACACGGAGGCAACCGACTCGCTTTTGCCACAGAGGACGCAGACCGTCTTTCGGTGGCGCGTTGCTGACCAGTAGGGCGGCGGCTTCTCCAAGAGCGGCGACAGCAGGCTGCCGcagtccacacacacctgagccacCGACCTGTCCGAGCAGTTGAAGAGTCGGTCGTGGAGCAGGAAGGAGGACCCGTGAGCCAGCAGGGCGTCTCGCTCCATCTCCCCGAAGCGAATGCCGCCCTCCACGTTCCTGCCCCCCACCGGCTGGTTGGTCACCTTGTCTCGCGCTCCCGTCGTCCTGACCTGGAACTTGTCGGAGACCATGTGACGCAGCCGCTGGTAGTAAACCACTCCGATAAAGATGtcggcctccagctcctccccgcTCAGGCCGCTGTAGAGCCGCTCCGTGCCGTAGTAGTTGTATCCGCCAGCGCGGAGCATTTCGCCAAAGTGCTCCAGCGCAGAGTTGTCCTCGGAGAAGGTGAAGGGCGTGGCGTCGTGGCTGAGGCCGTGCAGGGCGCCAGACTTACCGGCCATGCTCTCGATCAACATCCCGATGGTCATGCGCGACGGGAAGCCGTGAGGGTTGAACAGGATGTCGGGACACATGCCGCTCTCGGTGAAGGGCATGTCCTCCGCCGGCCACAGCCGACTCAGGATGCCCTTCTGACCGTGGCGGCTGGCGAACTTGTCGCCGATGGTGGGGTTTCGAGGCACCCGCGTGGTGATGCAGACACGTTTGAAGCGTCCGGAGCCGTTGTCGTTGCTGCATATCTTTATGTTGTCCACAACACAGGCCTCCTGGctcctgggggggggacacgtttCATGAGTGCAGCTGGGAAACAGAGGCTGTAATAGGAGGGAGGAGCACAAACCTGTAGTAACAGATGACGCTCTGGCCAGTGTTGAGGTTGATATAGCTGTAGAGGGGGTCTCCGTGCCGAAGTACTGATCCGATGTGAGGGAGTCCATCAGCATCCAGTTTGTCTTCCACCCCAGGGCCCCCCGGGCCGGTCCCAAACACCACGCTGTCGTCTCCCTTTACTCTCTCTGCCAGGTCCACCACCTCTGTCTTGTAGATGCTTCCATGGGCAAACCCCCTCTCCCACGATGCCTTATTCACAATCTGAAGTCAGAGTGGACACAACAAGAATTGATCAGCAAGCCCGGGTCCTCGTCCAGGGAAAACCACTGCTAGATCACCTTCTCACGCCAAAAGAACCAAGCTAAGCTTCTCCGGCAGGGAGAACATCTCACCATGGCATCCTCCATGTCATAGCCCGTGTAGGATATGACGGCTACGATGGCGTTGGTGCCGCTGGGGTAGTTGTCCAGGTCGTAGTGGTCGTACATACTGGGCCTGACCAGTGGACTCTGAGGCGTCTGGAGCCGGTACAGTTTGTTATCAGAACGGTCCAGGAAGGTGTGCAGGGGAAATCCCATCGTCTGCTTCCCTGAAAACAGATGTTCCAGCTCTGTAAAGGTCACAAGGCCCCCCACTGGCGTTCCAACgctcctgcacatctgcacTCACCCATCTGACACTGGTACATGTTCCTGGGACTCTGGTTGTGGTCCGAGTATGGGATGAAGTTGGCCACCACGCTGAGCATGCTGTGAGGGAAGAGTTCCTGGTGCGTGGTCACTCCTGGCGTGACCTCATCCTCAAAGATCCCCACGTTCATGTACAGCTGCGGGGATTCAGACAGATTTTACTTCGGTTCCCAGCTTTTCCCGCAACCTTTGCAGAACCGCCGTCGGCCCACACCTGCTCAAAGGTTCCGATCAGCTCTTGCCTGCCGACAGAAAGGTTCTGCACGGGCCTCATCAGACGACAGGGCGTCGTGAAGAGGAGCAGGGCTGGATACAAGCTGGGCTTGCCTGTTTTTGGGACCAGAACGATTTCAGTCCAGGCAGGaattttcttctccttcagcaccTGGATGGATTTGTGTTCAGTGTGAAATTTCAGACAAAAGAATCCCCAAAGTGTGCGATTCCCGTGGACTACCTTGAACCTGCGGAGCGAGTCCACCACAGCAGGGGCTAGTTCACTCTCCACCCA
This region of Takifugu rubripes unplaced genomic scaffold, fTakRub1.2, whole genome shotgun sequence genomic DNA includes:
- the LOC115248707 gene encoding N-acylneuraminate-9-phosphatase-like, with translation MWRRHPTAGHARHLERLEMEEKRVKAIIFDLDNTLIETRRAGEVAIQKTRELLKATLALDDPAAAIICDRFKQKLLQESFDPSAGRTIEEVRVGHWEESIQDVTGHRPAPSLAPQCYSLWKNARLEVLVLSPETRSLLKQLRASYKLLLLTNGVAEVQREKVRAAGCEELFDAVVIGGEHAEQKPSPSIFTLCFHMLDADAKDCVMVGDDLDADIQGGFNAGVRATVWISSSGRRIPNGSVEPDYTIATVLDLPGVLAQLETGL
- the LOC115248706 gene encoding DNA-directed RNA polymerase I subunit RPA2-like gives rise to the protein MDFSGKWRNLPKCPSLKNLTDGKFGVLRENQDAAVQDLTKAHIESFDQAVTDGLNRVVQSIRPLDFAVKNDTVSLSFVEATILKPTVAKGTICSQMNVYPAECRGRRCSYKGKLVADISWSINGIPKGIIKQSLGHLPIMVKSQLCNLHGLTPRELVEHHEEAEEMGGYFIVNGIEKVIRMLIMPRRNYPIAMSRPKWKSRGQGYTQYGMAMRCVKDDHTAINMTLHYLDNGTVMLNFIYQKELFFLPLGFALKALVDFSDFHIYQELVKGREDNSFYKKCVTEMLRLVMEEGCITQSKVLNFLGERFRVKMNLPEWYTNEQCAHILLDECVCIHLKTNVEKFYMLCLMTRKLFTFAKQECMEENPDSITFQEVLTPGQLYLMFLKERMAAWLVSVKLAFEKKAARLNLSWNAENVMKIFNMGADISKSFEYLLATGNLSSKSGLGMLQATGLCVVADKLNFIRYLSHFRCVHRGAAFAKMRTTSVRKLLPESWGFLCPVHTPDGEPCGLMNHMTANCEIVAQAVSTTSLPALLCSLGVTPVDGAPGQAYSDCYPVLLDGAVVGWVESELAPAVVDSLRRFKVLKEKKIPAWTEIVLVPKTGKPSLYPALLLFTTPCRLMRPVQNLSVGRQELIGTFEQLYMNVGIFEDEVTPGVTTHQELFPHSMLSVVANFIPYSDHNQSPRNMYQCQMGKQTMGFPLHTFLDRSDNKLYRLQTPQSPLVRPSMYDHYDLDNYPSGTNAIVAVISYTGYDMEDAMIVNKASWERGFAHGSIYKTEVVDLAERVKGDDSVVFGTGPGGPGVEDKLDADGLPHIGSVLRHGDPLYSYINLNTGQSVICYYRSQEACVVDNIKICSNDNGSGRFKRVCITTRVPRNPTIGDKFASRHGQKGILSRLWPAEDMPFTESGMCPDILFNPHGFPSRMTIGMLIESMAGKSGALHGLSHDATPFTFSEDNSALEHFGEMLRAGGYNYYGTERLYSGLSGEELEADIFIGVVYYQRLRHMVSDKFQVRTTGARDKVTNQPVGGRNVEGGIRFGEMERDALLAHGSSFLLHDRLFNCSDRSVAQVCVDCGSLLSPLLEKPPPYWSATRHRKTVCVLCGKSESVASVSVPYVFRYFVAELAAMNIKVKLEVK